From Paenibacillus sp. V4I7, one genomic window encodes:
- a CDS encoding extracellular solute-binding protein: MKKERWMKGITGVILISVTLVGCQTGGQEKAATTPDAKASEANKPVNANGKILDKQIEVSVYMRPRPESVESNELLWMKPISEKTNVNFKWLKAPADVNDYIEKFNLTLAGGTLPDLMEAPLDLLNKGGENGVFEPLNKLIEQNMPNFKKIIEQNPAILKDIKSDDGNIYFFPQISAVKTINLQIFRQDWLDNLGLKAPKTTEEMYQILKAFKEKDPNGNGKNDEIPFTTRSKIKGLLPFIEPFGVSFEEDFYVDNGQVKYTFTDAKLKDALEYTARLYKEGLIDKEYITNDQKIWESRFTNEVSGATFDSFPRLEALEKLVGKANPKVNLTGLTPLQGPSGIAPFTKSQQNLIKNGFGISSKSKFKTEIAKIQDWFYSPEGQLAMNFGKLGETYTMENNEPKYTDLVMKDKNNAPLIKMYELGHREFAYQWDIRYENAMVSPKLAQIRDSITPFIKPKYPVALSFKQQERDVLNSKFTEITTYKDEMMNKFIIGSEPISKFDDYVKQIDKMGIDAVLKIQQASYDRYLKR, translated from the coding sequence ATGAAAAAAGAAAGATGGATGAAAGGAATAACCGGCGTAATATTGATATCGGTTACATTGGTCGGATGCCAAACAGGCGGGCAAGAGAAGGCAGCAACGACTCCGGATGCCAAGGCAAGCGAGGCGAATAAGCCTGTTAATGCGAATGGAAAGATCCTGGATAAGCAGATCGAGGTTAGTGTCTATATGAGGCCGAGACCTGAATCAGTGGAGTCCAATGAACTACTATGGATGAAGCCGATTTCCGAAAAAACCAACGTCAACTTCAAATGGCTGAAGGCACCTGCAGACGTCAACGATTACATCGAAAAGTTCAATTTGACCCTGGCGGGCGGTACGCTGCCAGATCTTATGGAGGCACCACTGGATTTATTAAATAAAGGCGGGGAGAATGGCGTATTTGAACCGTTGAACAAGCTGATCGAGCAGAATATGCCCAATTTTAAAAAGATTATCGAGCAAAATCCAGCGATCTTGAAGGATATCAAATCCGATGACGGAAACATTTACTTTTTCCCTCAGATCTCTGCCGTCAAAACGATCAATCTGCAAATCTTCCGTCAGGACTGGCTGGATAATCTCGGGTTGAAGGCACCGAAGACAACCGAAGAAATGTACCAGATACTGAAGGCATTTAAAGAAAAAGACCCGAATGGAAATGGCAAGAATGATGAAATTCCTTTCACCACAAGAAGTAAAATCAAAGGATTGCTGCCATTCATTGAGCCATTTGGCGTATCGTTCGAAGAGGATTTTTATGTGGATAACGGTCAGGTGAAATACACGTTCACCGATGCCAAATTAAAGGATGCGCTTGAATATACAGCCAGGCTGTATAAGGAAGGCTTGATAGATAAGGAATATATAACGAATGATCAAAAGATCTGGGAGTCCAGATTCACGAATGAAGTATCGGGTGCTACCTTTGATTCATTCCCACGACTCGAGGCTCTCGAGAAGCTGGTTGGCAAGGCCAATCCGAAGGTCAACTTAACTGGTTTGACACCGCTCCAAGGCCCATCAGGGATTGCTCCTTTTACCAAAAGTCAGCAAAACCTGATCAAGAACGGTTTTGGCATCAGCTCTAAATCGAAATTTAAAACCGAAATTGCCAAGATACAGGATTGGTTTTACAGCCCCGAAGGACAGCTGGCGATGAATTTCGGTAAGCTCGGCGAAACGTATACGATGGAAAATAATGAACCGAAATACACGGATCTCGTGATGAAGGATAAAAATAATGCACCTCTGATCAAAATGTATGAGCTTGGACACCGGGAGTTTGCTTATCAATGGGACATTCGTTACGAGAACGCAATGGTTTCACCTAAGCTGGCTCAGATACGTGATTCGATTACGCCTTTTATTAAACCCAAGTATCCGGTTGCCTTGTCCTTCAAGCAGCAGGAGCGTGATGTTCTTAACTCCAAATTTACAGAGATTACGACTTATAAAGACGAGATGATGAACAAGTTCATTATTGGCTCGGAGCCGATCAGCAAGTTTGACGATTATGTCAAACAGATTGATAAAATGGGTATAGATGCAGTCTTGAAAATCCAACAAGCCTCTTATGATCGATACCTGAAACGATAA
- a CDS encoding glycoside hydrolase family 43 protein, with amino-acid sequence MVEHIVHSVPNPVLPGDHPDPSVVRVGEDYYVVTSTFQYFPGVMVHHSRDLIHWRPIGHVITRRSQIDLTGVPDSHGVFAPDISYADGKFWVVVPFFHGQPRCTNLLFTAERPEGPYSEGVVLNHHFIDPSIFHDDDGHRYLAFGGGWLQELHPDGSRLFGDAKQVWPGTGGNNPEGPHIVKRHGYYYLMLAEGGTRFGHMETLARSCSIWGPYEPCPHNPVLTQTDPNKPLQKAGHGKLVEDTKGNWWMLHLGGRPLTPNGSTPLGRETFLESVRWTNDGWFEVGDGGSPQEHVHVPLESGQEPILVEAETDRFDEPELSPVWEWVRHPLEGSYTLTGNGLELECSPYPLYVPGSTLLLTRRWEHFCFEAHTQLSFVPQSLGDEAGLVLYRDMDAMLLVSVRYGIGQTAGQKFDAARLHEKQEDDGLYLQIDRSEKCYRHMLYREKLDMEPGADLWLRTQLDAESQQFTFAISVEGVEYRELELSVSAEFLYPEHFARFNCFTAPRVGIFARGVLYQQHGKVLFKQFTYRGNS; translated from the coding sequence ATGGTTGAGCATATCGTTCATTCCGTTCCCAATCCAGTGCTTCCAGGGGATCATCCAGATCCCTCGGTTGTTCGGGTGGGTGAAGATTATTATGTTGTTACCTCTACCTTTCAGTATTTTCCCGGCGTCATGGTGCACCATTCCCGTGATCTGATACATTGGCGCCCCATTGGTCACGTCATTACTCGACGCAGCCAAATTGACTTGACCGGGGTACCGGATTCACATGGCGTATTCGCGCCCGATATTTCGTATGCTGACGGGAAGTTTTGGGTGGTCGTTCCTTTCTTTCACGGACAGCCGCGTTGCACAAACCTGCTGTTCACAGCAGAGCGCCCGGAAGGGCCTTATTCCGAAGGCGTGGTACTAAATCATCACTTTATTGACCCATCCATATTCCACGACGATGACGGTCATCGTTACCTTGCCTTTGGCGGGGGTTGGCTGCAGGAGCTTCATCCCGATGGGTCTAGGCTTTTTGGAGATGCCAAGCAGGTGTGGCCGGGGACTGGAGGCAACAACCCTGAAGGTCCGCATATCGTCAAGCGCCATGGCTATTACTATCTGATGCTGGCTGAGGGAGGGACGCGCTTTGGACACATGGAAACATTGGCCCGCAGCTGTTCGATTTGGGGACCCTATGAGCCATGCCCACACAATCCAGTGCTAACACAGACGGACCCTAACAAGCCTCTGCAGAAGGCAGGCCACGGTAAGCTGGTGGAAGATACGAAAGGGAATTGGTGGATGCTGCACCTTGGAGGACGTCCGTTGACTCCAAATGGCAGTACTCCTTTAGGGCGTGAGACTTTCCTTGAATCGGTTCGTTGGACAAACGATGGCTGGTTTGAGGTTGGAGACGGGGGAAGCCCGCAGGAGCATGTGCATGTGCCGCTCGAAAGTGGGCAGGAACCCATCTTGGTTGAGGCCGAAACAGACCGTTTCGACGAACCAGAGTTGTCTCCTGTTTGGGAGTGGGTGCGTCACCCATTGGAAGGAAGCTATACGTTAACGGGAAACGGGCTTGAGCTGGAATGCTCACCTTACCCGTTATATGTCCCCGGGTCGACCCTTCTCCTGACTCGCCGATGGGAGCATTTCTGTTTTGAGGCGCACACACAGCTTTCTTTTGTACCCCAGTCGTTGGGCGACGAAGCAGGGCTGGTCCTGTACCGTGACATGGATGCCATGCTGCTTGTTAGTGTCCGTTATGGGATCGGTCAAACCGCAGGACAAAAGTTTGATGCCGCCAGGTTGCACGAGAAGCAGGAGGATGATGGACTCTATCTACAGATTGATCGCTCGGAGAAATGCTATCGACATATGCTGTATCGGGAGAAGCTTGATATGGAACCGGGAGCGGACTTGTGGCTGAGAACCCAGCTTGATGCAGAGAGTCAGCAGTTCACTTTCGCCATATCGGTTGAAGGCGTGGAGTATAGGGAGCTGGAATTGTCCGTTTCAGCGGAATTTCTGTATCCGGAGCATTTTGCCAGATTCAATTGTTTCACGGCTCCCCGTGTAGGCATCTTTGCTCGTGGTGTATTGTATCAGCAGCATGGTAAGGTGTTGTTTAAACAATTTACGTATCGCGGAAATTCGTAG
- a CDS encoding helix-turn-helix domain-containing protein, whose translation MKLIPQSLKVFKQKSIFVKMLFLFNIFILIAILAFGYVSYSQSSSLLIEEVVKSNYTYIEQARDNIDETLTSLDNLSFQISLQSQIRRALYLSETTWDLDQLLFLDIIKYLKSVKQANTLISDIWIQFYRYPIVLNQESKYNLDYYYEDIYKTGQSIDWTSPSQNHHGLNPIGRFQANSYGISSSVITFARTVPLSEIKPMGALYLNIKTDDFSNRVQGVSDPYPAFIYALDTKGEVVFNSKIRSDQDELINSVKGAITEKVRGNSADKGYLEQTIAGKSYQILFTSSKVNEWTYISVVPTAFITEKANAIRQFTFVTAIICLIVGLIISYFLTNRIYRPINKIVGYINVLGRTPPSSQDNNSKEDELGFIDRIINYVYYENQSLRGSFEKNLPALQQKFLYDLIDGRVSSANVQQLAEEIQLEFNYDSYQVIVFETVDFSLEDKINLRYRDILEIVDGMVSELDDVHLGVRSIRKRNDKIISLLNLDHPNPKPEVIHDFIQKVISFFEQEHSRTFTVGIGNIYSTVDEVPLSYVEALSALQYKIVKGEGSVIFVDEVNKLPESSFSYSIEVEKHIINCVKTGNHMALHQHLQKVWGDNLKQGDITPEIITYLFQALVGTAIRTIYEVLSTTGEIFSESFDLYKEVNQQSRLEDKKEFIEWMFQSISDWIQNKKQGQDNTLFNQIKDYVEKNYHLDLSLTILGENIGLSPSYLSSIFKEVTGMNFVDYINTRRVEQAKIRLQQTQDTVFEISEKVGFTNSNTFIRVFKRHEGITPGQFRQIHTKKDL comes from the coding sequence TTGAAATTAATCCCGCAAAGTTTAAAGGTATTTAAACAAAAGAGTATCTTTGTGAAAATGTTGTTTCTGTTTAATATTTTCATTTTGATCGCTATTCTTGCATTTGGTTATGTTTCGTATTCCCAATCCTCCTCTCTGCTCATTGAGGAAGTAGTGAAATCGAACTATACATATATCGAGCAGGCTAGAGACAACATTGATGAAACATTGACCTCCCTGGATAATTTGTCCTTTCAGATTTCACTTCAATCGCAGATCCGACGGGCGCTGTATTTATCGGAAACCACATGGGATCTTGACCAATTGCTGTTTCTTGATATTATTAAATATTTAAAAAGCGTCAAGCAGGCGAATACATTGATCTCGGATATATGGATCCAGTTCTACCGCTATCCGATCGTATTGAATCAGGAATCCAAATACAATCTTGATTATTATTATGAAGATATTTACAAAACCGGGCAGTCCATAGATTGGACAAGTCCGAGTCAAAACCACCATGGGCTTAATCCTATCGGCAGATTTCAAGCAAACTCGTATGGAATAAGCTCATCCGTAATTACATTTGCGCGGACGGTTCCTCTAAGTGAAATCAAGCCTATGGGCGCTTTGTACCTGAATATCAAAACGGATGATTTTTCCAACAGGGTTCAAGGTGTCAGTGATCCTTATCCGGCCTTCATCTATGCGTTGGACACCAAGGGAGAGGTTGTATTTAACAGCAAAATTCGCAGCGATCAGGATGAATTGATTAATTCTGTCAAAGGGGCCATTACAGAGAAAGTTAGAGGAAACAGTGCTGATAAAGGCTATCTGGAGCAGACGATTGCAGGTAAATCGTATCAAATTTTGTTTACTTCATCGAAGGTGAATGAGTGGACGTATATCAGCGTGGTACCGACGGCTTTTATCACGGAAAAGGCAAATGCGATCCGTCAATTTACATTTGTAACGGCTATTATTTGTCTGATAGTCGGCTTGATTATATCCTATTTTTTGACCAACCGAATTTACCGTCCCATCAACAAAATTGTCGGATATATTAACGTATTAGGCCGCACTCCGCCCTCCAGCCAGGACAATAATTCCAAGGAAGATGAACTTGGCTTTATCGATCGAATCATTAATTATGTGTATTATGAGAATCAAAGCTTGAGGGGCTCTTTTGAAAAAAACCTTCCGGCACTTCAGCAAAAATTTCTCTATGACCTCATTGATGGCAGAGTATCGTCGGCCAACGTGCAGCAGCTTGCAGAGGAAATTCAATTGGAGTTCAACTACGATTCGTATCAAGTGATTGTGTTTGAAACCGTCGACTTTTCTCTAGAGGATAAAATCAATCTGCGTTACCGGGATATTCTGGAAATCGTGGATGGGATGGTTAGTGAGCTGGACGACGTACATCTGGGTGTACGATCAATCCGCAAGCGCAATGACAAAATCATTTCTCTGTTAAATCTTGATCATCCCAATCCGAAGCCTGAGGTGATTCACGACTTTATTCAAAAGGTCATCTCCTTCTTCGAGCAGGAGCATTCCCGGACTTTCACGGTGGGGATCGGCAATATTTACAGCACGGTAGATGAGGTGCCCCTATCTTATGTAGAAGCTTTGTCCGCTTTGCAGTACAAGATCGTCAAGGGAGAAGGCAGTGTGATCTTTGTTGATGAGGTTAACAAATTGCCCGAGAGTTCCTTCAGTTATTCGATAGAAGTTGAGAAGCATATCATCAACTGTGTGAAGACCGGAAACCATATGGCTTTGCATCAACATTTGCAGAAAGTTTGGGGGGATAATTTAAAGCAAGGGGATATAACGCCGGAAATTATTACTTACCTGTTTCAGGCTCTGGTAGGCACTGCAATCCGGACGATTTACGAAGTCCTATCTACGACCGGGGAAATATTCAGCGAATCTTTTGATTTATATAAAGAGGTCAATCAGCAATCACGCTTGGAGGATAAGAAGGAGTTTATTGAATGGATGTTCCAGAGCATTAGTGACTGGATTCAAAACAAGAAGCAGGGGCAGGATAATACCTTATTCAATCAAATTAAAGATTATGTGGAAAAAAATTATCATCTGGACTTATCGTTAACGATTCTCGGGGAGAATATCGGATTATCGCCTTCTTATCTGAGCAGTATTTTTAAAGAAGTCACGGGTATGAATTTTGTTGATTATATAAATACAAGGCGGGTTGAACAAGCTAAAATCCGGCTGCAGCAAACCCAGGATACCGTTTTTGAAATTTCCGAGAAGGTAGGATTCACCAATTCCAATACCTTTATCCGGGTGTTCAAGCGGCATGAAGGGATTACACCGGGCCAATTCAGGCAAATACATACGAAGAAAGACCTCTAA
- a CDS encoding sugar ABC transporter permease has product MEQAATAAGLQTGLKVKKKKNQYRKYSPLLIMMVPGLLYLLFNNYLPMMGIAIAFKKVNFAKGFLKSEWIGFDNFEYLFKTSDAFIITRNTILYNVFFIALGTILALACAILLNEIKNKMLSKFYQSVITLPHLISMVIVSYLVFALMSAETGFMNKTVLPWFGIEEGISWYSEEKYWPVILTVVHFWKGVGYSSIVFFAALLGIDEEYYEAAKLDGASRLQQIRHITLPILSPVIIMLTLLSVGRIFYSDFGLFYQVPMNAGALFNTTATIDTYVFRGLMGSGDIGMSTAAGVYQSIVGFLLVMFANFMVRLYNKENALF; this is encoded by the coding sequence ATGGAACAAGCCGCAACGGCTGCTGGTCTGCAGACTGGGCTGAAAGTAAAGAAAAAGAAGAACCAATACCGGAAATATTCGCCACTTCTGATCATGATGGTACCGGGTCTTCTTTACCTGTTATTCAATAACTATCTTCCGATGATGGGGATCGCTATCGCTTTCAAGAAAGTGAATTTCGCTAAAGGCTTTCTGAAAAGCGAATGGATCGGATTCGACAATTTCGAATACCTCTTCAAAACTTCGGATGCGTTTATCATTACGCGGAATACGATTCTGTATAATGTCTTTTTCATTGCGTTAGGAACGATTCTAGCTCTAGCTTGTGCGATTTTGCTAAACGAGATTAAGAACAAGATGTTATCCAAATTTTATCAAAGCGTTATCACACTGCCGCATCTGATTTCCATGGTTATCGTCAGCTACCTGGTCTTCGCCTTGATGAGTGCGGAGACTGGGTTCATGAACAAAACGGTGCTCCCCTGGTTCGGCATCGAAGAGGGAATTTCGTGGTACAGCGAAGAGAAGTATTGGCCCGTGATCCTGACGGTGGTGCACTTCTGGAAGGGTGTCGGTTATTCCAGCATTGTGTTCTTCGCCGCACTGCTCGGCATTGACGAAGAGTACTATGAAGCGGCGAAACTCGACGGTGCGAGCCGCTTGCAGCAGATCCGCCACATTACTTTACCGATTCTGTCACCGGTTATTATTATGCTGACGCTGCTCAGTGTCGGACGTATCTTCTATTCCGACTTCGGCTTGTTCTACCAGGTTCCCATGAACGCTGGGGCATTATTCAACACGACGGCCACGATCGATACTTACGTATTCAGGGGACTGATGGGCTCCGGCGACATCGGCATGTCCACTGCGGCGGGGGTCTATCAATCTATCGTCGGATTCTTACTCGTCATGTTTGCGAACTTTATGGTACGACTATACAACAAAGAAAACGCATTGTTCTAA
- a CDS encoding carbohydrate ABC transporter permease, translating into MVFRRMTLGGLAFSCINALVLGLIVVMTLYPFLYVVSASLSEQLYIQQGRIGIIPMGFQLEAYKRVLEFPMLGRSYLNTILYTALGTAISLVLTVCAAYPMSRRDLPGRKLMTSIVLIPMLFGGGLIPTFLVVNALGMRDSIWAIVIPAAVTSFYVFIQRTFFEQIPLELEDAAKIDGCSMVQTLFKIILPLALPSLVTIGLFYAVNEWNSFFPAMIYLNDEKLFPVQILLRAIVIQNQTDQVLVDVFDDKNLLSESIKYSTLVVATLPILIVYPFIQKYFVQGSMMGSIKG; encoded by the coding sequence ATGGTTTTCAGGCGTATGACGCTTGGAGGATTGGCGTTCAGTTGCATCAATGCATTGGTTCTGGGGTTAATTGTCGTTATGACCTTGTACCCGTTTCTTTATGTCGTGTCCGCTTCATTGAGCGAGCAATTGTACATTCAGCAGGGGAGAATCGGTATTATACCGATGGGATTCCAATTAGAGGCTTACAAAAGAGTGCTTGAGTTTCCGATGCTCGGAAGATCCTATTTGAATACGATCCTATATACGGCGCTTGGAACGGCAATAAGCCTGGTGTTAACGGTATGTGCCGCCTATCCGATGTCTAGGCGGGACTTGCCGGGCCGTAAATTAATGACCTCGATCGTGCTGATTCCGATGCTCTTCGGAGGCGGATTAATTCCCACCTTTCTCGTCGTGAATGCCCTCGGGATGCGGGATTCCATATGGGCCATCGTCATTCCGGCGGCGGTGACTTCTTTTTATGTATTTATCCAGCGAACATTTTTTGAGCAAATTCCTCTCGAGCTGGAGGACGCCGCCAAAATAGACGGGTGCTCGATGGTACAAACACTGTTCAAAATTATTTTGCCGTTGGCGCTTCCGTCTTTGGTGACGATTGGCTTATTCTATGCAGTTAACGAATGGAACAGCTTTTTCCCAGCTATGATTTATTTGAATGATGAGAAACTGTTTCCAGTGCAAATCCTGCTTCGGGCGATCGTGATTCAGAATCAGACGGATCAGGTTTTGGTTGATGTTTTTGACGACAAGAACCTGTTAAGCGAATCGATTAAGTATTCGACTTTGGTTGTAGCGACACTGCCCATTCTTATTGTGTATCCTTTCATTCAAAAATACTTTGTCCAAGGGTCGATGATGGGATCTATTAAAGGTTAA
- a CDS encoding glycoside hydrolase family 1 protein, with protein sequence MALHFPVGFLWGASTAAHQVEGNNTNSDFWLMEHLEGSTFKEPSGSAVDHYRLYREDIARLSELGLNTYRFSIEWARIEPEEGLIDEAAIDHYRDVLNACKECNVTPVVTLHHFSSPQWLIRAGGWESEETPARFARYCAHVMRELGELIPYVCTINEANIAIGIAKIMKRYQSGAPGAQVGMNMEKMDQMQTYYAELSKAFGLPPSEINTFLAPRTENGIEIIFSAHVEARAAIRRASPHTQIGLTLSLYDIQSIPGGEDHAAHALQEEFLQFIPYLKDDDFFGLQNYTRAVYGPDGIMPVSADAEKTQMGNEFYPEGMEAVIRYVSKHLNIPILITENGVGTDNDERRIACIDRALKGVHACIADGIPVNGYMHWSLLDNFEWQLGFSKTFGLIAVDRSTMKRTSKPSAIHFGEIANKNELSLMAY encoded by the coding sequence ATGGCACTTCACTTTCCCGTTGGATTCTTATGGGGAGCATCCACAGCTGCGCATCAGGTAGAAGGCAATAATACCAATTCCGATTTTTGGCTGATGGAACATCTGGAGGGTTCCACGTTCAAGGAGCCATCAGGCAGCGCCGTAGACCATTATCGCCTCTATAGGGAAGATATTGCTCGTTTATCTGAATTGGGCTTGAATACCTATAGGTTCTCCATCGAGTGGGCCCGGATTGAACCGGAAGAGGGGCTTATTGACGAAGCAGCCATCGATCATTATCGAGATGTGCTGAATGCTTGCAAAGAATGTAACGTAACGCCTGTCGTGACGCTGCATCATTTCTCATCGCCGCAATGGCTCATTCGCGCGGGCGGCTGGGAATCTGAGGAGACGCCTGCGCGATTCGCCCGTTACTGCGCTCATGTCATGCGTGAATTGGGTGAGCTGATTCCTTATGTTTGTACGATAAATGAGGCGAACATAGCAATTGGAATCGCTAAAATCATGAAGCGGTACCAATCGGGGGCCCCTGGTGCGCAAGTCGGAATGAATATGGAAAAGATGGATCAAATGCAAACTTACTATGCGGAATTGAGCAAGGCATTCGGGCTTCCTCCTAGCGAAATAAATACCTTCCTGGCTCCACGTACGGAAAATGGAATCGAAATCATCTTCAGCGCGCATGTGGAAGCCAGGGCTGCAATCCGGCGAGCGAGCCCGCATACTCAAATCGGGTTGACCTTGTCTCTATACGACATTCAAAGTATCCCGGGCGGGGAGGACCACGCAGCTCATGCCCTTCAAGAGGAGTTCCTTCAATTCATTCCCTATTTGAAGGACGATGATTTCTTCGGCTTGCAAAATTATACACGTGCGGTATATGGGCCTGACGGTATTATGCCTGTTTCGGCCGATGCCGAGAAGACTCAGATGGGGAACGAGTTTTATCCAGAGGGGATGGAGGCTGTCATCCGATACGTTTCGAAGCATCTGAATATACCGATTCTCATCACGGAGAACGGTGTGGGAACAGACAATGATGAACGCCGCATTGCCTGTATTGATCGGGCCTTGAAGGGTGTGCATGCTTGTATCGCTGATGGTATTCCCGTCAATGGATACATGCATTGGTCGCTGTTGGATAACTTTGAATGGCAGCTCGGTTTTTCAAAGACATTCGGTCTTATTGCAGTGGATCGATCGACAATGAAGCGGACTTCGAAGCCCAGCGCTATTCATTTTGGGGAAATCGCGAACAAGAATGAGTTGAGTTTAATGGCATATTGA
- a CDS encoding SDR family oxidoreductase, producing the protein MKLHNKVAIVTGAASGVGKAIAELYAKEGAKVVVADINNDTISAVVDGINQAGGTAIGLVANVMKEEDIQAMVDKAADEFGSVDILVNNAGIMDGFRLIETVQDDLWERVLTVNLTGPMRAIRKAIPYMLEKGAGVIINIASAAGITGGKGGVAYTSAKHGLVGLTKNVGYMYAKSGIRCNAIAPGGVRTNIALSNIDMAGMQTYREGAGTQRCEPVDPMEIATVALFLASDDSRFVNATVVAADGGWTAY; encoded by the coding sequence ATGAAATTGCACAATAAAGTGGCGATCGTTACGGGGGCCGCATCCGGTGTTGGCAAAGCCATTGCAGAGCTATATGCGAAGGAAGGCGCCAAGGTTGTGGTTGCGGATATTAACAATGACACCATCTCAGCAGTTGTCGACGGGATAAACCAAGCCGGTGGAACAGCTATCGGCTTGGTTGCCAACGTCATGAAGGAAGAAGACATCCAAGCGATGGTGGACAAAGCTGCGGATGAATTCGGAAGCGTAGACATTCTCGTGAATAATGCCGGCATCATGGACGGCTTCCGCCTGATCGAGACCGTTCAGGATGACCTCTGGGAACGGGTTCTCACTGTCAATCTGACCGGACCTATGCGTGCCATTCGCAAGGCGATTCCTTATATGCTTGAGAAAGGTGCGGGCGTGATCATCAATATCGCTTCGGCGGCGGGTATAACCGGCGGTAAAGGCGGCGTCGCTTATACGTCTGCCAAGCATGGCCTTGTTGGTTTAACCAAAAATGTTGGTTATATGTATGCCAAGTCCGGTATTCGGTGCAACGCTATTGCGCCCGGGGGGGTTCGGACCAATATTGCTCTAAGCAATATCGATATGGCCGGGATGCAGACCTACAGGGAAGGCGCGGGAACACAGCGGTGTGAGCCGGTCGACCCTATGGAGATTGCAACCGTCGCCCTCTTCCTTGCATCCGACGATTCCCGTTTTGTAAATGCCACTGTCGTCGCAGCCGACGGGGGCTGGACAGCGTATTAA
- a CDS encoding ABC transporter permease: MFLPPLIYYLIFRYVPVVMAVVISMMDYNIYKGIFGSEWAGFKHFIDFFNSVYFGRLLRNTLMINLLSLVFVFPAPIIFALLLNEVRNSLIKRMVQTISYLPHFVSTVIVASMAVTFLSPSVGLINNILVQFGMERTNFLLDPNYFWGIFTFMDLWKTLGWSAILYFAALTGINTELYEAARVDGANRWHQTWHITLPGIAPTIIILLLLKIGHMLEIGYELIVLLYNPNTYLTADVIGTYVYRRGILDANYSFASAVGLFQSVMGLLLIIIANKLARKYSETSLW, encoded by the coding sequence ATGTTCCTGCCACCTCTGATTTATTACCTGATCTTCAGATATGTACCTGTCGTCATGGCCGTCGTGATCTCTATGATGGACTACAATATTTACAAGGGGATTTTTGGGAGTGAATGGGCTGGATTTAAGCATTTTATTGATTTTTTTAACTCTGTTTATTTTGGTAGGTTGCTGCGCAATACACTGATGATCAATCTTCTGAGCTTGGTGTTTGTATTTCCTGCACCGATTATTTTTGCCCTTTTATTAAATGAGGTTCGGAACTCGCTGATCAAACGCATGGTACAAACGATCAGTTATTTGCCTCATTTTGTATCGACGGTTATTGTAGCGAGTATGGCGGTAACCTTTCTTTCGCCCAGCGTAGGATTAATCAACAATATTTTAGTGCAATTCGGTATGGAACGGACGAATTTTTTACTGGATCCGAATTATTTCTGGGGAATCTTTACCTTTATGGATCTGTGGAAAACACTCGGATGGTCAGCAATCCTGTACTTTGCCGCTTTAACGGGCATCAATACGGAATTGTATGAAGCTGCAAGAGTGGATGGCGCGAACCGTTGGCATCAGACCTGGCATATTACGCTCCCGGGTATCGCCCCAACGATTATTATTTTGCTGTTACTGAAAATCGGTCATATGCTGGAGATCGGTTACGAATTAATCGTGCTATTGTACAACCCGAATACGTATCTGACTGCAGATGTCATTGGTACCTACGTATACCGGAGGGGAATATTGGATGCTAACTACAGCTTCGCATCTGCAGTCGGACTGTTTCAATCGGTCATGGGGCTGCTTCTGATCATAATCGCCAATAAACTGGCCAGAAAGTACTCGGAAACGAGTTTGTGGTGA